The genomic DNA GATATAGTGAGTTCCAACATATTATAAAAGCTATACATGTAATTTATATCTAAATTTTATTATTTGACAAAAATAACAAGTTGCATATAACCTATTAACTTATGATTAACAACCAAAAGTCAAGTAATAGATCAagacttaaaataaataaataaagtataaAATTTGAGGCATGCTTAATAagtaaaataatataataaacagaACTAAAAAAAACTATCACCAATTAATCACAAGATCTTGCTTCACACTAAAATTtatcaaaattttaatatatttgataaatatcaaaattataaGAAATACTATATGCAATAATCTGATAAAATAATATTTgcattttattaaaaaaatttgataCATAAATTAACGAATAATATTTATTGATATCAAAACAGCAGGAATAGCAAGTAAATCATAAAGTTTGATAACTAAAGAGTCTTGGATATAAACCAAAATTGTCTACTCTGCAAGGTCATGTCGCATGGCATACATCACAGTTATAATCattataaaacaaataaataattgATAACATGAATTACTTTCAAAACTTAAGCAAAACATATTAATAAAACATAGTCACGTAGCCACTATGGTGTACAAAATTGTACATTATTCGAAGAATGAATGCAAATAAATAAGCATATATAACACGGGCTGAAAGAGCAAATAACACATACACATACCTTGATGAATGCGATGAAATTATGTACGAGTCTTTCAATTTGTCTAATGGGGTTCTTATATAGGGCACACAAAACCTAACTTGAActagaaaataaataaattttttcctaaaaatttcacaacctcaagtaaattccataaataaaatatttgacaCACACAATTACCTAAACAAAAAAGATTTcgattttctaatttatttttacaCTCTTTTCCACAAATAACCAATCTTTTCACAAATCAACTAACTTGCACAAAAAGTTTTCGGAACattctgaattaaaaatatttatctaaACGAAATAATATCtaatatctaataaataaattaaatataaaattacggattttacattcttccctccttaaaagaatttggtccccaaattcacaaaaattaaataaattaaataagtcACCAAAAGAAAAGAAATCATACCTTAATTGCGATAGTTTTCATTTCCTGTGAGCTGAAATACACGTCCTTTGCCCATTTGGTTATCTGCCTCCTTCCTTGGTTGCGGTGGCGGGTTGTGCGGGCAATTCGAAATATTGTGTCCTACTTCTCCGCAATGAAAACAAGCACATGTATTCCAACGACAGACCTTGTCCGGATGATTCTTGCCGCACCTCGTACACCTCTCTCGGTCATCTTGACCTCCGATGTTATCGTACACGTGTGGCTTCTTGAGTGGTCCCCCTTGAAAAGATTGCCCACTAGTTTGAGTGAACCGCCTCTTATTCCAGCTACCAGACGCCTTTTCAGATTCTGCCAAGCCCCTTTCGATCACTAACGCCTTGTTGAGGATAACCTCGTATGTCTGAAGTTCAAAAGACGCCACATAGTTCCTGATGTCGCTTCGAAGTCCCTCTTCCAATCTTCGTGCTCGACTGCTCTCATCTGCTACTAAGGTCCATGCGTACTTCGCGAGCTTTGCAAATTCTGCTTCATATTCAATGACGGTTATTCCACCTTGCTGGAGCCGAATGAAGTCTCTCTCTTTCTGCAGACGAACTGTTCTCGGAAAGTACTTGTCCTCCAAAGCCTTCTTGAACTTTGCCCAAGTGTACGGTTCAGGATTTTCTTCAAGATTTATTATTGTCTCGTTCTTCCTCTTTTCCATGAGCAACCAGTCGTAAGCGCTTCCTTGCAATTGGTACACAGCTAAGGTCGCCTTCTGCTGCTCACTGCTCCCAAGAAGTCCgaaagctttttccatctcttgGATCCACATCTCGACTACTGCCGGATCAGTTGCTCCATCAAAAGTTGGCGGGTTCAAACGCTTGAACTGAGAGACGATGTTAGGCTTCGGTTGTTGATTCACAAGTACAACTAGAGTTTCAGCCAGCTGGTCAAAGACGTTTCCTCCTTCATCATTGTTGCCCTGATTTTCATTGTTGTTCTGATTTTCGTTGTTGTTCTGATTATCTTCGTCCATCTTTTCTAGAACACACAAAAAAAATTCTAAACTTATAGTCAATAATCAAAGAGCACAAATTCAAGCATATCAAATAATCTCGCAAATGAATGCCTAAATCCAATATAATATTCTAAGACCTATACGATAGTCTAAAGGATcgcatcctagggaatgtactagtcccatacctaatacactccgaagaaCAGCCTGATCTTGATACCAACtataacagcccgcacttccggactattaattctaaatacACAACTTACATAAAATAGATTTTTATTCGATAATTCAAAATGgtcaaagcagcggtcaaactcaataatcaaaatcataaaaacggagacgcagctccacaaatccgataataattgtctaacagataattaaatCTATTCTCTAAGAACAAAGactttattctaattcaaatagcacaaaacgaagcagcacaaatctccacatagttctcatttcttattcttaatatgctccaaattccgaacctgaaatattagaaggggtgagctacacagctcagcaagtacaaattgactaactcttaaacagaaaaacaatgggtgttttaataaaacgatttttcttaaaacaataataattttgtaaaatattttctaaaataaatccaacccaaagttttatattttaaaattcagaatttaaaacagaacagagcagattttataacagataagaacagaataaaacagaacgaaacgataattcttataaataccacagtcttgatctacggccacactttgtCAGTAGCCGacatcttattcttattcttattctcatataccacattttgccagtggtcggcatataaagttcaataattatgcgcccttaataggtatctaaagttgcatacttgtgcgcctactaagggtatctaaggctagttccggaaatatagcgtaaattacgaacgggttcgaaaacgtagagactgggttctaaaattcacaaatacttatatcttataaaTTTTGAAATCAAATTCTTATATCGTATACGAAATCAAAAACAAAATTAAAAGATCTTTTCCGAAAATTAAAAGCAAGTCAAAAGTACTTATCTCAAAGTCGACACTTAAAATCTGAAATTAATAACTCGTACAAGCCTAACATTTAACGAGCAAAACGCAATTAATTATGCTAATCGATAAATAAATTATGCGCAAATAGTAAAACAACTCATATACACACTTCAAAGTTTAGAATTACGTGGCAGAGACTTAAAATCTTAACATCATGCTTACTTTACCCAACTTAAATAACCGGATCAGGAACAAATAAAGAAAGCAAATGGGCTTTAGATCCCAATAACAAAACTTAAGGAAATAGATACGTAAATTGCATGATGACACTTAATAGAGACCATACGTTTTCACatattatattaatataataatcaaCAAACAACACATTTGCTTTGAAACAAATCGGCCTTATATTACATTCATGTAGCAGCTTATTTTCAAGCCAATGGCTTCGTCGAAATTAACATGATATAGTGAGTTCCAACATATTATAAAAGCTATACATGTAATTTATATCTAAATTTTATTATTTGACAAAAACAACAAGTCGCATATAACCTATTAACTTATGATTAACAACCAAAAGTCAAGTAATAGATCAAGActtaaaataaacaaataaagtATAAAATTTGAGGCATGCTGAATAagtaaaataatataataaacagaactaaaaaaaattatcaccaaTTAATCACAAGATCTTGCTTCACACTAAAATTtatcaaaattttaatatatttgataaatatcaaaattataaGAAATACTATATGCAATAATCTGATAAAATAATATTTgcattttattaaaaaaatttgatacataaattaatgaataatatttattGATATCAAAATAGCAGGAATAGCAAGTAAATCATAAAGTTTAATAACTAAAGAGTCTTGGATATAAACCAAAATTGTCTACTCTGCAAGGTCATGTCGCATGGCATCCATCACAGTTATAatcattataaaataaataaataattgataaCATGAATTACTTTCAAAACTTAAGCAAAACATATAAATAAAACATAGTCACGTAGCCACTATGGTGTACAAAATTGTACATTATTCGAAGAATGAATGCAAATAAATAAGCATATATAACACGGGCTGAAAGAGCAAATAACACATAAACGTACCTTGATGAATGCGATGAAATTATGTACGAGTCTTTCAATTTGTCTAATGGGGTTCTTATATAGGGTACACAAAACCTAACTTGAActagaaaataaataatttttttcctaaaaatttcacaacctcaagtaaattccataaataaaatatttgacaCACACAATTACCTAAACAAAAAAGATTTcgattttctaatttatttttacaCTCTTTTCCACTAATAACAAATCTTTTCACAAATCAACTAACTTGCACAAAAAGTTTCCGGAACattctgaattaaaaatatttatctaaACGAAATAATATCTAATAtctaataaattaaatataaaattacgGATTTTACAATCATTTAATGTTGGTACAAAAGTTGATTGGGACTTCAAAGAGGATAAGATGGGAGATGTACTTTTTTGAACTTATTTAGTGCATTAGTGTTGATAGACAAGAGGTTTTCATACCTTATAATGTGGTCAAGTTAATTTCATGCTTTATAATGTTAATTAGTGTACCTATCTTCTAAAACCCAAATTGGATATATTAAACCCTAAAGTTTAATTGTTAATTAGTGTACCTATCTTCTAAAACCCAAATTGGAAATATTGAACCCTAAACATTAATAAATgacggtcaaagagtttggttcctagggtttagggcctaaaTCAGCGTACCTATCTTCTAAAACCCAAATTGGATATATTAAACCGTAAATTTTAATCATTAAAccttaaaataaaaaatttaactactgactaattaattttatttacatTTTTTCAACAGGTAATGACACTCAAAAGAGTGTTTTGGGATTTCAAACCATGCATTGATGGATTTGCGCATTGTAGGCCAGTTATTCTAATAGACGGGACTCATCTTTGTGGACCATATCCTGGGGTACTATTGAGTCCCATGGCAGTGGATGGATTCAGTCACATTCTTCCACTTGTATTTGCTATTATTGAAGCCGAGAATGTATCCAGTTGGGGATGGTTCATGGACCGAGTGAGGAAATTTGTAGCAGGTATGAGACATGGAATTTGTATCATTTCTGAAAGACATGCCAGTATCATGGCTGCTAATTGCTATGCAACGGACGGGATGGTGTGAGCCACATGATCACCATCAGTTCTGCATTAGGCACCTCACTACAAACTTTGTTACTGCACATAGAAAAAAGGGCTTGAAGAAATATTTGGTTAAATTGGCTTCTCAAGTGTAACctaaaaaatttgaatttttctGGAACCAATTGGTGGCAATAGAGTCAAGGACAACAAAATGGTTTGAATATAAAGCTTTGGAGAA from Apium graveolens cultivar Ventura chromosome 5, ASM990537v1, whole genome shotgun sequence includes the following:
- the LOC141660698 gene encoding uncharacterized protein LOC141660698, with translation MDEDNQNNNENQNNNENQGNNDEGGNVFDQLAETLVVLVNQQPKPNIVSQFKRLNPPTFDGATDPAVVEMWIQEMEKAFGLLGSSEQQKATLAVYQLQGSAYDWLLMEKRKNETIINLEENPEPYTWAKFKKALEDKYFPRTVRLQKERDFIRLQQGGITVIEYEAEFAKLAKYAWTLVADESSRARRLEEGLRSDIRNYVASFELQTYEVILNKALVIERGLAESEKASGSWNKRRFTQTSGQSFQGGPLKKPHVYDNIGGQDDRERCTRCGKNHPDKVCRWNTCACFHCGEVGHNISNCPHNPPPQPRKEADNQMGKGRVFQLTGNENYRN